From the genome of Sulfitobacter sp. DSM 110093, one region includes:
- the fumC gene encoding class II fumarate hydratase, with the protein MADTRTETDSFGPLEVPSDKYWGAQTQRSIINFPIGWEKQPIAIVRALGVIKKACAQANVAQGSLDEERGKAIIQAAGEVFEGKFDDNFPLVVWQTGSGTQSNMNANEVIANRAIELMGGTIGSKDPVHPNDHCNMGQSSNDTFPTAMHIATAMTARDVLLPGLEKLHGALQKKVEEFDGIIKIGRTHTQDATPLTLSQEFSGYTHQVAMSIARVRDALGRIYELAQGGTAVGTGLNTKKGWAETVAHNMAEITGLPFVTAPNKFEALAAHDAMVEISGALKTVSASLFKIANDIRLLGSGPRCGLGELILPENEPGSSIMPGKVNPTQCEALTQVCIQVMGNDAAVGFAGSQGHFELNVYKPMMAYNVLQSMQLLGDAASAFTDNLMVDLKADADRIEKLMRESLMLVTALAPEIGYDNATKVAKTAHKNGTTLKEEAIALGFVDAETFERVVRPENMIGPK; encoded by the coding sequence ATGGCCGATACCCGCACCGAAACCGACAGCTTTGGTCCTCTCGAAGTCCCATCCGATAAGTATTGGGGCGCACAGACGCAGCGCTCGATCATTAACTTCCCGATTGGCTGGGAAAAGCAGCCCATTGCCATCGTGCGCGCGCTTGGCGTGATCAAGAAAGCCTGCGCGCAGGCGAATGTGGCCCAAGGCTCGCTGGACGAAGAACGCGGTAAAGCAATCATTCAAGCCGCTGGCGAAGTCTTTGAAGGCAAGTTCGACGACAACTTCCCGCTGGTTGTCTGGCAGACCGGCTCGGGCACCCAGTCGAACATGAACGCCAACGAGGTTATCGCCAACCGCGCGATTGAACTTATGGGCGGCACAATCGGCTCCAAAGACCCGGTGCACCCGAACGATCATTGCAACATGGGCCAGTCGTCAAACGACACTTTCCCCACCGCCATGCATATCGCCACCGCGATGACCGCGCGTGACGTGCTGCTGCCGGGGCTGGAGAAGCTGCACGGCGCGCTGCAAAAGAAGGTCGAAGAATTCGACGGCATCATTAAGATTGGCCGGACCCACACGCAAGACGCGACGCCGCTGACGCTGAGCCAAGAGTTCTCGGGCTACACCCATCAGGTCGCCATGAGCATCGCCCGCGTGCGTGACGCTCTGGGCCGCATTTATGAGTTGGCGCAAGGCGGTACCGCCGTTGGCACCGGGCTGAATACCAAAAAGGGCTGGGCCGAGACCGTGGCGCATAACATGGCCGAAATCACCGGCCTGCCCTTTGTTACGGCGCCTAACAAATTTGAAGCGTTGGCCGCCCATGACGCGATGGTGGAAATCTCTGGCGCACTGAAGACGGTGTCAGCCTCGCTGTTCAAAATCGCCAATGACATTCGCCTGTTGGGCTCCGGCCCACGCTGCGGTCTGGGCGAATTGATCTTGCCTGAGAACGAGCCGGGCTCGTCTATTATGCCGGGCAAGGTAAACCCGACCCAGTGCGAAGCGCTGACACAGGTCTGCATTCAGGTGATGGGCAACGACGCCGCCGTAGGTTTCGCAGGCTCGCAGGGTCATTTCGAGTTGAACGTTTACAAGCCGATGATGGCCTATAACGTCCTGCAATCCATGCAGCTTTTGGGCGATGCAGCGTCGGCCTTCACCGACAATCTTATGGTCGACCTCAAGGCAGACGCAGACCGGATCGAAAAGCTAATGCGCGAGTCGCTGATGCTGGTGACAGCGCTGGCGCCTGAAATCGGTTATGACAATGCAACCAAGGTCGCCAAGACCGCGCATAAAAACGGTACCACGTTGAAAGAAGAGGCCATCGCACTGGGCTTCGTGGATGCCGAAACCTTTGAACGGGTCGTGCGGCCCGAAAATATGATCGGACCAAAATGA
- a CDS encoding ribbon-helix-helix domain-containing protein produces the protein MNARPRKHSVTLRGHRTSISLEDEFWDEFRAIAAARGLPINALVTEIDAARGLDIGLAGAIRLFVLRSLKERLPKAD, from the coding sequence ATGAACGCGCGTCCTCGCAAACATTCGGTGACCCTTCGGGGTCACCGGACATCAATCTCTCTCGAAGATGAATTTTGGGATGAGTTCCGGGCCATTGCCGCCGCGCGGGGGCTGCCGATCAATGCATTGGTAACCGAGATTGACGCGGCACGGGGGCTGGACATCGGGCTGGCCGGGGCGATCCGCTTGTTCGTGCTGCGATCGTTAAAGGAACGTTTACCAAAGGCAGATTAG
- a CDS encoding cytochrome P450, with product MSLPPKPPARPDRVSLWRYAKLFRADILSAQPARLYRAWMAEFKTPFFRSYLMNQPELVKTVLKDRPDDFPKSERIGEGLRPLLGNSVFLTNGDAWKRQRRIIDPAFEGGRLRETFPAMWDAAEAASARLEGQAGQVIEIEAETSHAAADVIFRTLFSLPIEHEVARAVFAEFRNYQRSQPILNLGALLPLPRWMPRLFRKDTRASAARIRELITELTQERMQQIEAGTAPNDLATKIMTQADPETGARFDTEEMVDQVAIFFLAGHETSASALAWALYLMATYPEWQEQLAEEAQALETCDFAVMSKLKLSRDVFRETLRLYPPVPMMVRENSCPERFRERDVKKGAQLVLSPWHLHRHERLWDNPDGFDPTRWQTENGKQCQREAFIPFSAGPRVCTGAGFAMVEGPLILSRILKDFRVTAQPNCVPVPVAHLTVRSDKGIWLALSKR from the coding sequence ATGAGCCTTCCCCCCAAGCCCCCTGCGCGGCCTGACCGCGTATCGCTTTGGCGCTACGCCAAGCTGTTTCGCGCAGACATCCTCTCGGCCCAGCCCGCGCGGCTTTATCGGGCGTGGATGGCAGAGTTCAAAACGCCGTTCTTCCGTAGCTATTTGATGAACCAGCCCGAATTGGTCAAAACGGTGCTAAAAGACCGGCCCGATGATTTCCCCAAATCTGAACGGATCGGCGAGGGGCTGCGCCCGCTGTTAGGTAACTCCGTCTTTCTAACCAACGGGGACGCATGGAAACGGCAGCGCCGGATCATCGACCCTGCGTTCGAAGGCGGGCGCCTGCGCGAAACATTCCCGGCAATGTGGGACGCCGCCGAAGCCGCTTCGGCGCGGCTGGAGGGGCAGGCAGGGCAGGTAATTGAGATCGAGGCCGAGACCAGCCACGCCGCCGCCGACGTAATTTTTCGCACGCTGTTTTCGCTGCCCATCGAGCACGAAGTCGCCCGCGCGGTGTTTGCGGAGTTTCGCAACTATCAACGCAGCCAGCCGATCTTGAATCTTGGCGCGCTTTTGCCGCTCCCGCGTTGGATGCCGCGCCTGTTTCGCAAAGATACCCGCGCCAGCGCCGCGCGGATCAGGGAATTGATTACCGAGTTGACTCAAGAGCGGATGCAGCAAATTGAGGCAGGAACTGCACCTAACGATCTCGCTACCAAAATCATGACCCAGGCCGACCCCGAAACTGGGGCGCGGTTTGACACCGAAGAGATGGTCGATCAGGTCGCGATCTTCTTCCTTGCGGGGCACGAAACGAGTGCCTCTGCACTGGCCTGGGCGCTTTATTTAATGGCGACCTATCCCGAATGGCAAGAGCAGCTGGCCGAGGAGGCGCAGGCGCTGGAGACCTGCGATTTCGCTGTGATGTCGAAGCTTAAACTCAGCCGCGATGTCTTTCGCGAGACGCTGCGCCTTTATCCGCCCGTGCCGATGATGGTGCGCGAAAACAGCTGCCCTGAACGGTTCCGGGAACGGGACGTGAAGAAGGGTGCGCAGCTTGTGCTAAGCCCTTGGCATTTGCATCGGCACGAACGGCTCTGGGACAATCCCGACGGTTTCGACCCGACCCGCTGGCAGACCGAAAACGGCAAGCAATGCCAGCGCGAGGCCTTCATCCCATTCTCTGCTGGGCCGCGTGTCTGTACGGGGGCCGGGTTCGCGATGGTCGAAGGGCCGTTAATCCTGTCGCGCATCTTAAAGGACTTTCGCGTTACCGCGCAGCCCAACTGTGTGCCGGTGCCCGTCGCACATTTGACCGTCCGTTCAGATAAGGGCATTTGGTTAGCGCTATCAAAGCGCTAG
- a CDS encoding ClpXP protease specificity-enhancing factor SspB translates to MSRSIDYGNLMHEAMRGLIRKVLQDISDNGLPGNHHFFITFDTSHPDAELADWLSDRYPGEMTVVIQHWFDGLDVTPDGFAITLNFGDAPEPLYIPYDAIRTFVDPSVEFGLRFEQQETEEDDDETDENALDQTDEDELEVAEEPSKDAEIVSLDSFRK, encoded by the coding sequence ATGAGCCGCAGCATTGATTACGGCAACCTAATGCACGAAGCCATGCGGGGTCTTATCCGCAAGGTTTTACAGGATATTTCTGACAATGGCCTGCCGGGGAATCACCATTTCTTTATCACCTTTGATACGTCCCATCCGGATGCGGAGCTGGCCGATTGGCTATCTGACCGCTACCCCGGTGAGATGACGGTGGTCATACAACATTGGTTTGATGGGCTGGACGTGACGCCAGATGGTTTCGCGATCACGCTGAACTTCGGAGACGCGCCAGAGCCGCTGTATATCCCTTACGATGCCATCCGCACGTTTGTGGACCCATCGGTTGAATTTGGTCTGCGGTTTGAACAGCAAGAAACCGAAGAAGACGACGACGAGACCGATGAGAACGCACTCGACCAGACTGACGAAGATGAGTTGGAAGTCGCGGAGGAGCCATCCAAAGACGCCGAGATCGTGTCGCTGGATTCGTTCCGGAAGTAA
- a CDS encoding N-(5'-phosphoribosyl)anthranilate isomerase encodes MALAFPLSPAAWLADIFASKAAIRGQVIRCKARDIEKFVGRRELKRRGFLAVENAGQVIMFCNREPIRRIA; translated from the coding sequence ATGGCCCTCGCATTCCCTCTCTCACCGGCCGCTTGGCTGGCCGATATTTTCGCCTCAAAGGCGGCCATTCGCGGTCAGGTTATTCGATGTAAAGCGCGCGATATCGAAAAGTTCGTCGGTCGCCGCGAATTGAAACGTCGTGGTTTCCTAGCGGTTGAAAACGCCGGACAGGTCATCATGTTTTGCAACAGAGAACCCATCCGGCGGATTGCCTAG
- the chrA gene encoding chromate efflux transporter, with protein sequence MTPPNWPEMFRVFGRVGLMSFGGPAAQIAVMHRELVEDRPWLSDQTFLRALSLCMLLPGPEAMQLATYAGWRLRGVAGGLLGGMLFVVPGAIFIAVLALLYAWYGQLLLVQTAFLGIKAAVIIVVFQALIKVSSKALQGRLGWALALGSFIALFVFGLPFPLIILGAAAVGMIAKEPAAAPENVQLPRAHSVRTMLIWGALWAAPLVILALLGNEFLLQLGLFFSKLAVVTFGGAYAVLAYMTQTVVQDFGWIDTDQMIDALGLAETTPGPLILVTQFVGMLAGFAQSGPWGALAAGMLTLWVTFTPCFLWIFLAGPYLEALSAQPRIAGALRAITAAVVGVIANLSVWFSLHVLFDRVDPATLLALPTPVWGSFNLLAAVLTLVAAVLMLGLKRGFVTSMALLAVLALLLTAI encoded by the coding sequence ATGACCCCGCCCAATTGGCCCGAGATGTTTCGCGTGTTCGGGCGCGTTGGCCTGATGTCCTTCGGCGGCCCGGCGGCGCAAATCGCTGTGATGCACCGCGAATTGGTCGAAGATCGCCCTTGGCTGAGCGACCAGACCTTCCTGCGCGCTCTATCGCTCTGCATGTTGTTGCCCGGGCCGGAAGCGATGCAACTTGCCACCTATGCCGGGTGGCGACTGCGCGGCGTGGCCGGGGGGCTTTTGGGTGGTATGCTGTTCGTTGTACCCGGTGCGATTTTTATTGCCGTTCTAGCGCTGCTTTATGCGTGGTACGGGCAGTTGCTGCTGGTTCAAACCGCATTTCTGGGGATAAAGGCGGCTGTTATTATCGTCGTATTCCAAGCGCTTATCAAGGTTTCTTCAAAGGCGCTTCAGGGCAGATTGGGATGGGCCTTGGCGCTTGGGTCTTTCATCGCGCTTTTTGTTTTCGGGCTACCTTTCCCTCTGATCATTTTGGGGGCCGCTGCCGTCGGAATGATCGCAAAAGAACCCGCCGCCGCGCCTGAAAATGTGCAGCTGCCCCGTGCCCACAGCGTTCGAACCATGCTAATCTGGGGCGCTCTCTGGGCGGCACCCCTCGTTATATTGGCGCTTTTGGGGAATGAATTCCTGCTGCAATTAGGGCTGTTCTTTTCGAAACTCGCAGTGGTCACCTTTGGCGGCGCTTATGCGGTTCTGGCCTATATGACGCAGACGGTTGTGCAGGATTTCGGCTGGATCGACACGGATCAGATGATCGATGCGCTCGGTCTGGCAGAAACCACCCCCGGACCGCTGATCCTTGTGACGCAGTTTGTGGGAATGCTGGCGGGTTTTGCGCAAAGCGGGCCGTGGGGCGCGCTTGCCGCCGGGATGCTGACGCTTTGGGTGACATTTACACCGTGTTTTTTGTGGATCTTCCTTGCCGGTCCCTACCTCGAAGCGCTTTCGGCGCAGCCGCGTATCGCGGGTGCGTTGCGGGCGATCACCGCGGCGGTGGTCGGCGTGATTGCCAATCTTTCTGTCTGGTTTTCATTGCATGTGTTGTTTGACCGTGTCGATCCGGCGACCCTCCTCGCCCTGCCCACCCCGGTCTGGGGGAGCTTTAACCTTTTGGCCGCGGTGCTGACATTAGTCGCCGCTGTTTTGATGCTGGGGCTCAAGCGCGGTTTTGTGACCTCTATGGCCCTGCTCGCGGTCCTTGCCTTGCTGTTAACCGCGATTTAG
- a CDS encoding cytochrome c biogenesis protein CcdA, which produces MFDISLLDAGLLPAMTIALIAGIFSFLSPCVLPIVPPYLAYMGGVSINDMSSQGTARRRAVVAALFFVLGLSTVFILLGFTASAFGMFFLQNQALFAKISGVVIIVFGLHFVGLFRIPFLDQEARLDAGDKGGSSFGAYVLGLAFAFGWTPCIGPQLGAILSLAASEASVSRGTLLLGVYAAGLGIPFLLAAMFITRAMTLMNRIKPHMKLIERIMGGLLVLVGLALLTGAFTTFSFWLLETFPILATVG; this is translated from the coding sequence ATGTTTGATATCAGCCTTCTCGACGCTGGGCTTTTGCCCGCCATGACAATCGCCCTGATCGCCGGGATCTTCAGTTTCCTGTCGCCCTGTGTGCTGCCAATTGTGCCGCCTTATCTGGCCTATATGGGGGGGGTGTCGATCAACGACATGTCCAGCCAAGGCACCGCGCGGCGGCGTGCAGTCGTGGCGGCGCTGTTTTTCGTTCTGGGGCTAAGCACAGTTTTCATCCTGCTGGGCTTTACCGCCTCGGCGTTTGGTATGTTCTTTTTGCAGAATCAGGCGCTCTTCGCCAAGATCTCTGGCGTCGTTATCATCGTATTCGGCCTGCATTTTGTAGGCCTGTTCCGCATCCCGTTCCTTGATCAAGAGGCGCGTTTGGACGCAGGTGATAAAGGCGGGTCAAGCTTTGGCGCTTATGTTCTCGGGCTGGCTTTCGCCTTTGGCTGGACGCCCTGTATCGGACCACAGCTTGGCGCAATTCTGTCGCTGGCCGCGAGCGAGGCTTCCGTCTCACGCGGCACGCTTTTGTTGGGGGTCTATGCGGCGGGGCTGGGCATTCCTTTCCTGCTGGCGGCTATGTTCATCACCCGCGCCATGACGCTGATGAACCGGATTAAACCGCATATGAAGCTCATTGAGCGGATCATGGGCGGGCTGCTGGTTCTGGTGGGTCTGGCGCTGCTGACCGGGGCGTTCACAACCTTCTCGTTCTGGCTGCTAGAGACGTTCCCGATCCTCGCCACCGTCGGATAA
- a CDS encoding sulfurtransferase TusA family protein: protein MKIEKLDATGLLCPLPVLKARKRLVALAPGDQLHMQADDPAAVIDVPHFCAEAGHELTETRTEGKAELYIITKGG, encoded by the coding sequence ATGAAAATCGAAAAACTAGATGCCACAGGGCTTTTGTGCCCCCTGCCCGTGTTAAAAGCCCGCAAACGATTGGTTGCCTTGGCGCCGGGCGATCAGTTGCACATGCAGGCCGATGATCCCGCCGCCGTAATTGACGTGCCCCACTTCTGCGCCGAAGCCGGACATGAACTGACCGAAACCCGGACCGAGGGTAAGGCGGAGCTGTATATCATCACCAAGGGCGGCTGA
- a CDS encoding fructose bisphosphate aldolase — MGYDKAQLEQMNSGKGFIAALDQSGGSTPKALSLYGVEPSDYNGDEEMFKAVHDMRARIILAEDFTSDKVIGAILFERTMDDTINCKPVAQLLWEDRGVVPFLKIDKGLEETNNGVQMMKPIMEIDDLLARAVKHGIFGTKERSVIHEANENGIAAVVAQQFELAKQVCSAGLVPIIEPEVNINSESKAEAEEILRGEIEKRLNALPEGEMVMLKLTIPEKAGLYDELAGHANVLRVVALSGGYSTAEACERLGKNRTMIASFSRALTEGLNVKMTDAEFNEALGQNIEKIYQASIC; from the coding sequence ATGGGCTACGACAAGGCACAACTTGAGCAAATGAACAGCGGCAAGGGCTTCATCGCGGCGCTCGATCAATCGGGTGGTTCCACCCCCAAGGCGCTGAGCCTCTATGGCGTGGAACCGTCGGATTACAACGGCGACGAAGAGATGTTCAAAGCCGTCCACGACATGCGGGCGCGGATTATTCTGGCCGAAGATTTCACCTCTGACAAAGTGATCGGAGCGATCCTTTTTGAGCGCACTATGGATGACACGATCAACTGCAAACCCGTCGCGCAGCTTTTGTGGGAAGACCGTGGCGTGGTGCCTTTCCTGAAGATCGACAAGGGGTTGGAGGAAACCAACAACGGCGTGCAGATGATGAAGCCGATCATGGAGATCGACGATCTGCTGGCGCGCGCGGTGAAGCACGGCATTTTCGGCACCAAGGAACGCTCGGTCATTCACGAGGCCAATGAAAACGGGATCGCCGCCGTGGTTGCACAGCAGTTCGAACTTGCCAAACAGGTCTGTTCGGCGGGTCTGGTGCCAATCATCGAACCTGAGGTGAACATCAACTCCGAAAGCAAAGCCGAGGCTGAAGAGATCCTGCGCGGCGAGATCGAGAAGCGCCTAAACGCGCTGCCCGAGGGCGAAATGGTGATGCTGAAGCTGACAATCCCCGAGAAAGCCGGTCTTTACGACGAGCTGGCCGGCCACGCTAACGTTCTGCGCGTTGTGGCGCTGTCGGGTGGGTATTCCACGGCAGAGGCCTGCGAGCGGCTTGGCAAGAACCGCACCATGATCGCCAGCTTCTCGCGCGCTTTGACTGAAGGGTTGAACGTCAAAATGACGGACGCGGAGTTCAACGAGGCGCTTGGCCAGAACATCGAGAAGATTTACCAAGCGTCGATCTGCTGA
- a CDS encoding FCD domain-containing protein gives MKIDPSNPADLSAQIASAIRDAIVGGRLIVDQRLPSEAELAEQFEVSRPTVREALKRLAAQSLIRTQRGATGGAFVNRLSFPEAYDQQITTSTLLLSMNAVSFETACEARYALERACAPLSAERRTADHLATMRAEIHRQAQPGLTDEAFCASDVAFHRALVDGAGNPLLSYQLAGAVEAMQPLMNMITFTARDRARIVALHQNIADAAEAQDGAAVTAGLSALEVETQELAQSVLAARAARLDAKARLES, from the coding sequence ATGAAAATCGACCCAAGCAACCCTGCCGACCTGTCAGCCCAGATCGCCTCTGCCATCCGTGATGCCATTGTCGGTGGTCGGTTGATCGTAGACCAACGTCTCCCGTCAGAAGCCGAATTGGCCGAGCAATTTGAGGTCTCTCGCCCAACAGTGCGGGAGGCACTGAAGCGTCTCGCAGCGCAATCGTTAATCCGGACCCAACGCGGGGCCACGGGCGGTGCATTTGTTAATCGGCTCAGCTTTCCAGAGGCTTACGACCAACAGATCACCACCTCTACGCTGCTTTTGTCGATGAATGCCGTGAGTTTTGAGACCGCCTGCGAAGCGCGCTATGCGCTTGAGCGGGCCTGTGCGCCCCTTTCGGCGGAGCGGCGCACAGCCGATCACCTTGCCACCATGCGCGCAGAAATCCACCGTCAGGCGCAGCCGGGGCTGACCGACGAAGCATTCTGCGCCTCGGATGTCGCCTTTCATCGGGCGTTGGTCGATGGGGCGGGCAACCCCTTGCTGAGCTATCAACTTGCGGGTGCGGTCGAGGCCATGCAGCCGTTGATGAATATGATCACCTTCACCGCCCGGGATCGTGCCCGCATCGTCGCGCTGCACCAAAATATCGCTGATGCGGCAGAGGCGCAGGATGGTGCAGCGGTTACGGCAGGTTTGAGCGCACTTGAAGTTGAGACCCAAGAATTAGCGCAAAGTGTCCTCGCCGCCCGCGCTGCACGGCTTGATGCGAAGGCTAGATTGGAAAGTTGA
- a CDS encoding DUF4169 family protein, with protein sequence MSAPINLNKVKKERDRSSRKARANENAVGFGQTKAQKDALKARAEQIARNLESHKRET encoded by the coding sequence ATGAGTGCGCCCATCAACCTTAACAAGGTGAAGAAAGAGCGGGACCGTTCGTCTCGCAAAGCACGCGCCAACGAAAACGCCGTGGGTTTTGGCCAGACCAAAGCGCAGAAAGACGCGCTCAAGGCCCGCGCCGAGCAGATCGCCCGCAATCTGGAATCGCATAAGCGCGAGACATGA
- a CDS encoding Rne/Rng family ribonuclease, producing MSKKMLIDATHAEETRVVVVDGNKVEEFDFESENKRQLAGNIYLAKVTRVEPSLQAAFVDYGGNRHGFLAFSEIHPDYYQIPVADRQALLEEERAYAEAQAAKDDENDKPKRTRSRSRSRSKTQAAETTSDDAVATAEVSDDSSDQIAGMETVDLDSEEGSSPMERVAETPVEEPETNGDEGDTALATEAADNTSDDTHADEANGDDEKGSDATAKDDSIESVADEDDSEDIRPVRKPRPRRYKIQEVIKVRQILLVQVVKEERGNKGAALTTYLSLAGRYCVLMPNTARGGGISRKITNAADRKKLKEIATEIEVPKGAGLIVRTAGAKRTKAEIKRDYEYLQRLWEQIRELTLKSIAPAKIYEEGDLIKRSIRDLYNREIDEIHVEGERGYRIAKDFMKMIMPSHAKNVKLYNESLPLFARYQVESYLSGMFNPTVQLPSGGYIVIGVTEALVAIDVNSGRATKEGSIEQTATKTNLEAAAEVARQLRLRDLAGLIVIDFIDMDERKNNAAVEKMMKDKLKTDRARIQVGRISGFGLMEMSRQRLRPGMIEATTQPCHACHGTGLVRSDDNLALSIIRQIEEEGTRRRSREVLVRAPVGIANFLMNQKREHIAHIEMRYGMSVRIEGDPSLVSPDFHIEKFKTATRAVPPATDHVVSVDTSLMDQIDEDESAAEAEEAPAAQEATQPDNGNNNGGGNGEEGDGEGKSKRRRRRRRSRGGRGRNGNGDQQNDADDQNNGQQQDAVQSDDAEKNQPVEADAPQTEGETATATEEKPKPKTRSRSRKPKAEVAPEAEPAPEALAAAEGETPKVAADVEAEETPKPKARRSRGSRAKKPATDAPAEGSVTADAAATEETAEPAPKPKRRSRAKAKPVEPVTEATPDAMAEALPTETPIAAPSPETATPVAEEVKPAPTAEAPVAEAVPETAAEQAQEQPAEKPKPKRRGWWSLGS from the coding sequence ATGTCTAAGAAAATGCTTATCGATGCCACCCACGCCGAGGAAACTCGCGTTGTGGTCGTGGACGGAAACAAGGTCGAAGAATTCGATTTTGAATCAGAAAACAAACGCCAGCTGGCTGGCAATATCTATCTAGCCAAGGTTACGCGCGTCGAGCCGTCGCTTCAGGCGGCCTTTGTGGACTATGGCGGCAACCGCCATGGTTTCCTCGCTTTTTCGGAAATTCATCCCGATTATTACCAAATTCCCGTGGCCGACCGTCAGGCGCTGCTGGAAGAAGAGCGTGCCTATGCCGAAGCACAGGCTGCCAAGGACGACGAGAACGACAAACCCAAGCGCACGCGCTCTCGCTCGCGGAGCCGTTCCAAAACCCAAGCCGCAGAAACCACCAGCGATGACGCCGTAGCAACGGCCGAGGTATCTGACGACAGCAGCGATCAGATCGCCGGGATGGAGACGGTCGACCTCGACAGTGAGGAGGGCAGTTCACCCATGGAGCGGGTCGCCGAGACACCGGTAGAAGAGCCGGAAACTAACGGCGACGAAGGCGACACAGCGCTGGCAACCGAAGCTGCGGACAATACCTCTGACGACACCCATGCCGATGAAGCCAATGGCGACGACGAGAAGGGCAGCGATGCCACGGCGAAAGACGATTCAATCGAATCCGTCGCCGACGAAGATGACAGCGAAGACATTCGCCCAGTGCGCAAACCGCGCCCGCGTCGGTACAAAATCCAAGAAGTGATCAAGGTTCGCCAGATCCTTCTGGTGCAGGTGGTTAAAGAAGAGCGTGGCAACAAAGGCGCGGCGCTGACCACATACCTCAGCCTTGCTGGCCGTTACTGCGTCTTGATGCCCAACACCGCCCGTGGTGGTGGCATCAGCCGCAAGATCACCAATGCCGCCGACCGTAAGAAGCTGAAGGAAATCGCGACCGAGATCGAGGTGCCGAAAGGTGCTGGCCTGATCGTGCGCACCGCCGGTGCCAAACGCACCAAGGCTGAGATTAAGCGCGACTATGAATACCTCCAGCGCCTCTGGGAGCAGATCCGCGAGCTGACGTTGAAATCGATCGCGCCTGCGAAGATTTATGAAGAAGGCGATCTGATCAAACGTTCGATCCGCGACCTCTATAACCGCGAGATTGATGAGATTCACGTCGAGGGCGAGCGCGGCTACCGCATCGCCAAAGACTTCATGAAGATGATCATGCCGTCCCACGCCAAGAACGTGAAGCTCTACAACGAGAGCCTGCCGCTCTTTGCGCGCTATCAGGTGGAAAGCTACCTCTCGGGCATGTTCAACCCCACGGTTCAATTGCCCTCGGGCGGCTACATCGTGATCGGCGTGACCGAAGCACTGGTGGCCATCGACGTGAACTCGGGCCGGGCGACCAAAGAAGGCTCGATCGAACAGACGGCGACCAAGACCAACCTTGAGGCCGCCGCCGAGGTGGCACGTCAGCTGCGTCTGCGCGACCTCGCCGGGCTGATCGTCATCGACTTCATCGACATGGACGAGCGCAAGAACAACGCTGCCGTCGAAAAGATGATGAAAGACAAGCTGAAGACCGACCGCGCGCGCATTCAGGTGGGCCGCATTTCGGGCTTCGGTCTGATGGAAATGTCGCGCCAGCGTCTGCGTCCCGGTATGATCGAGGCAACGACCCAGCCTTGTCACGCCTGCCACGGCACCGGCCTTGTGCGTTCTGACGACAACCTCGCGCTGTCGATCATCCGCCAGATCGAAGAAGAGGGCACCCGCCGCCGTTCGCGCGAAGTGCTGGTACGTGCGCCCGTAGGCATCGCCAACTTCTTGATGAACCAAAAACGTGAGCACATTGCCCATATCGAAATGCGCTATGGCATGTCTGTGCGGATCGAAGGCGACCCATCGCTGGTCAGCCCCGATTTCCACATCGAAAAGTTCAAGACCGCGACACGCGCCGTACCACCCGCGACGGATCACGTCGTTTCGGTCGATACGTCCTTGATGGATCAGATCGACGAAGATGAAAGCGCCGCCGAAGCAGAAGAGGCACCCGCCGCTCAGGAAGCCACCCAACCCGACAACGGGAATAATAACGGTGGCGGTAATGGTGAAGAGGGCGATGGCGAAGGTAAATCCAAGCGTCGTCGTCGTCGTCGTCGCAGCCGGGGGGGCCGTGGCCGCAATGGCAATGGTGATCAGCAGAATGATGCAGATGACCAGAACAACGGTCAGCAGCAGGACGCCGTACAATCCGATGACGCGGAAAAGAACCAGCCGGTAGAGGCCGATGCGCCCCAAACCGAAGGTGAAACCGCAACTGCCACAGAAGAAAAGCCTAAACCCAAGACCCGCAGCCGGTCGCGCAAGCCAAAGGCCGAAGTCGCACCAGAAGCCGAACCGGCACCCGAAGCGCTTGCTGCCGCTGAGGGCGAAACGCCCAAGGTTGCTGCTGACGTCGAGGCCGAAGAGACGCCTAAGCCCAAGGCACGACGGAGCCGCGGCAGCCGGGCCAAAAAGCCCGCCACCGATGCACCGGCAGAGGGCAGTGTGACAGCCGATGCGGCAGCCACCGAAGAGACGGCCGAGCCTGCACCAAAGCCCAAACGCCGGAGCCGCGCCAAGGCGAAACCGGTAGAGCCGGTTACCGAAGCAACGCCCGACGCGATGGCCGAAGCGCTTCCGACCGAGACACCTATTGCAGCGCCAAGCCCGGAAACCGCCACACCCGTCGCGGAAGAGGTAAAGCCCGCGCCCACAGCCGAGGCACCTGTCGCAGAGGCCGTACCTGAAACCGCAGCCGAGCAGGCGCAGGAACAGCCCGCCGAGAAGCCCAAGCCCAAACGTCGTGGCTGGTGGTCGCTGGGCAGCTAA